One stretch of Aquimarina sp. Aq107 DNA includes these proteins:
- a CDS encoding efflux RND transporter permease subunit: MRKIISYFIRYHVAVDVIVIAFIAFGIYGAISLKSSFFPLTDSKNINISVVYPGASPLEIEEGIILKVEDNLKGLEGVERVTSTSRENSGSINVEIEKGKDIDFMLLEVKNAVDRVPSFPTGMEPIVTSKQEAIRPTIDFAISGTDIPLVTLKQIARQIENDLRAIDGISQISISGYPDEEIEIAVNENNLLAFRLSFNEVAQAVSRANILTTGGTIKTNAEEYLIRANNRSYYANELSNLIIRADASGRTIRLKDVAEIRDRFSESPNASYFNGNLSVNVQITSTNTEDLISSAENTKAYIDEFNQKYNNVELNVISDRSITLVQRTKLLTENAIIGMILVLIFLSLFLNTRLAFWVAFGLPIAFLGMFVLAGYFDVTINVLSLFGMIIVIGILVDDGIVIAENIYQHYEKGKSPIQAAIDGTMEVIPPIVSAILTTIIAFGIFLFLDGRIGDFFGEVSVIVILTLGVSLVEALIILPAHLAHSKALKAEDKKPKTGIASLFSKLRYINTFGDKIMRWLRDNLYSPALSFTLKNKFFTFSIFIVILIFTIGSVGGGIVRTAFFPRIASDVISVDLGMPNGTNEKITDSIISMIEEKAWLVNKELSEEFLVGEDYEGKQLFENIIRSVNSSSNASLRINMLPGEERPNAVNSGLVANKIREKVGPVFGTERLIFGSGGNFGGSPVSVSLLGSNIGELKAAKEEFKTILENDSRLKDVADNDPAGIKEIKLELKESAYALGLNLSDVMAQVRGGFFGIQAQRFQRGQDEIRVWVRYDRENRSSILDLDNMRISTAAGERIPLNEIVDYSIERGDVAVNHLDGRREVQISADLKNPETTSSTDVLEEIRNSIMPEI, from the coding sequence ATGCGTAAAATTATCTCTTATTTTATTAGATATCATGTTGCTGTTGATGTAATTGTAATTGCCTTTATAGCATTTGGGATTTATGGAGCAATATCGCTTAAGTCATCATTTTTTCCACTAACCGATTCTAAAAACATTAATATAAGTGTTGTATATCCTGGTGCCTCTCCTTTGGAGATAGAAGAAGGTATTATACTTAAGGTCGAAGATAATCTTAAAGGTTTGGAAGGAGTAGAACGAGTTACTTCGACTTCTAGAGAAAATAGCGGAAGCATTAATGTCGAAATCGAAAAAGGAAAAGATATCGATTTTATGCTGCTCGAAGTTAAAAATGCGGTGGACAGAGTGCCTTCGTTTCCAACGGGAATGGAACCTATTGTAACTTCTAAACAAGAAGCAATTAGACCTACTATAGATTTTGCGATAAGCGGAACAGATATACCATTGGTCACTTTAAAACAAATTGCAAGACAAATTGAAAATGATCTTAGAGCAATAGACGGTATTTCGCAAATAAGTATAAGTGGATATCCCGATGAAGAAATTGAAATTGCAGTAAATGAAAATAACCTGCTCGCGTTTAGACTCAGTTTTAATGAGGTCGCGCAAGCAGTAAGTCGGGCTAATATATTAACTACAGGAGGTACTATTAAGACTAATGCCGAAGAATATCTTATCCGTGCTAATAATCGATCCTACTATGCCAATGAACTTTCTAACTTAATTATACGTGCAGATGCATCCGGACGTACCATAAGACTTAAGGATGTTGCAGAGATTAGGGATCGTTTCTCAGAATCACCTAATGCATCATATTTTAATGGAAATCTTTCTGTTAATGTACAGATAACAAGTACTAATACCGAAGATTTAATCTCTTCGGCAGAGAACACTAAAGCGTATATAGACGAATTTAATCAAAAATATAATAATGTTGAACTCAATGTAATTAGTGATCGATCTATTACGTTAGTGCAACGTACCAAATTGCTTACAGAAAATGCAATTATAGGAATGATCTTGGTGCTTATATTTTTGTCTTTATTTCTTAATACTCGTTTGGCATTTTGGGTGGCATTTGGCTTACCAATCGCTTTTTTAGGAATGTTTGTATTGGCGGGGTATTTTGATGTTACTATTAATGTTTTATCCCTTTTCGGGATGATTATTGTTATTGGTATTCTAGTAGATGACGGTATTGTAATTGCCGAAAATATTTATCAACATTACGAAAAAGGAAAAAGCCCAATTCAGGCTGCTATTGATGGAACAATGGAGGTAATTCCTCCGATAGTATCCGCAATTTTGACGACGATAATAGCTTTTGGGATCTTTTTGTTTTTAGATGGTCGTATTGGTGATTTCTTTGGAGAAGTATCGGTCATAGTAATTCTTACTCTTGGTGTTTCGTTAGTAGAAGCTTTAATTATTCTTCCTGCTCATTTAGCACATTCGAAAGCTTTAAAAGCAGAGGATAAAAAACCTAAAACCGGTATTGCTAGTTTATTTTCAAAACTACGATATATTAATACTTTCGGAGATAAAATTATGAGATGGCTTCGTGATAATCTTTATAGCCCTGCTCTTAGTTTTACATTAAAAAATAAATTTTTCACCTTCTCTATCTTCATTGTAATATTAATTTTTACAATTGGAAGTGTTGGAGGAGGGATTGTTAGAACTGCATTTTTTCCACGGATTGCTAGTGATGTAATATCGGTAGATTTAGGTATGCCTAATGGTACTAATGAAAAGATTACGGATTCTATTATTTCTATGATAGAAGAAAAAGCATGGCTTGTAAATAAAGAATTGAGTGAAGAGTTTTTGGTAGGTGAAGATTACGAAGGAAAACAGTTATTCGAAAATATAATTAGAAGTGTAAACTCATCCTCCAATGCATCTTTACGCATCAATATGTTACCTGGAGAGGAGCGTCCTAACGCTGTTAATTCTGGTTTAGTAGCTAATAAAATTCGTGAGAAAGTAGGACCTGTTTTTGGTACGGAACGATTGATTTTTGGGTCTGGTGGAAATTTTGGAGGAAGTCCGGTTTCGGTTTCATTATTAGGAAGTAATATAGGAGAACTAAAAGCAGCAAAAGAAGAATTTAAAACCATACTAGAAAATGATTCTAGACTTAAAGATGTTGCTGATAATGACCCTGCAGGGATTAAAGAAATTAAACTAGAACTTAAGGAAAGTGCGTATGCTCTAGGTCTTAACCTTAGCGATGTTATGGCTCAGGTACGAGGAGGTTTTTTTGGAATACAAGCACAACGTTTTCAAAGAGGTCAGGATGAAATAAGAGTTTGGGTACGTTATGATAGAGAGAATAGATCTTCTATTCTAGATCTTGATAATATGAGGATTTCTACAGCTGCAGGCGAGAGAATACCCTTAAATGAAATAGTGGATTACTCTATAGAACGAGGAGATGTAGCGGTCAATCATCTTGATGGAAGGAGAGAGGTTCAGATTTCTGCGGATTTAAAAAATCCAGAAACTACGAGTTCCACAGATGTTTTAGAAGAAATCCGTAATTCAATTATGCCAGAGATT